The genomic region CGAATACGCCCCACGCAGGTTTCCGAGCACACCGTCGGCTGGCCCGATTCCAGACGCGGATAGCACAGCGTGCATTTCTCGGATTTGCCCGAAGACCAGTTGTAATAGATCTTCTTGTAAGGGCAGCCAGAAACACACATCCGCCAGCCGCGGCATTTTTCCTGATCGATCAGAACAACGCCATCATCTTCGCGCTTGTAGATCGCACCTGACGGGCAGGACGCCACGCAAGCGGGGTTCAGGCAATGCTCGCACAGGCGGGGCAGATACATCATGAAGGTATTTTCATATTCCCCATAGATGTCCTTCTGAATCCCCTCGAAATTGGAATCCTGCGACCGTTTGGCGAATTCGCCACCAAGGATTTCTTCCCAGTTTGGCCCCCATTCGATCTTTTCCATCCGCTCGCCCGTGATCTTGGAGCGCGGGCGCGCGGTGGGGAATGCCTGCATCTGCGGCGCGGATTTCAGGTGGTCATAGTCGAAATCGAACGGCTCGTAGAAATCATCGATTTCGGGCAGGTCGGGATTGGCGAAGATATTCGCCAGAATCCGCCATTTACCGCCTTGCTTCGGCTGCAAGCTGCCCGACGCCGTGCGCGTCCAGCCGCCATTCCAGCGTTTCTGGTTTTCCCAATCCTTGGGATAGCCAATGCCCGGCTTGGTTTCGACATTGTTAAACCATGCATATTCAACGCCCTCGCGCGAAGTCCAGACGTTCTTGCAGGTCACAGAGCAGGTGTGGCACCCGATACATTTATCGAGGTTCAGCACCATACCGATTTGGGCACGAACTTTCATTCTGCTGCCTCCACTTTTGCGGGCTTATCCAGCCAATCCACGTTTTCCATTTTCCGAACGATGACCATTTCATCGCGGTTCGCACCCACAGTTCCGTAGTAGTTGAACCCGTAGGACAGTTGCGCATAGCCCCCGATCATATGCGTGGGCTTGGGGACCGTCCGCGTGACCGAGTTGTGAATGCCCCCGCGCTGGCCGGTGATCTGGCTGCCGGGCGTGTTCACGATTTTCTCCTGTGCGTGATACATGAACAGCGTGCCGTCCTTCATGCGCTGGCTGACCACCGCGCGCGCGGCAATCACACCGTTGGAATTGAACACCTCGACCCAGTCATTATCGACAATGCCAGCCTTGGCCGCGTCCACTTCCGACAGCCAGACGACCGGCCCGCCACGGTTCAGTGTCAGCATCAGCAGGTTGTCGGAATAGGTGGAATGTATGCCCCATTTCTGGTGCGGGGTGATGAAGTTCAGCACCACATGCTTTTCGGCCGATTTCAGCGATTTGGTCGCGTCACCAGTGATGGTTTTCAGGTCCACCGGCGGCCGCCATGTGACGAAGAACTCGCCAAAGGCGCGCATCCATTCATGGTCCTGATACAGTTGCTGGCGACCCGATACCGTGCGCCACGGGATCAATTCATGCACATTGGTCCAGCCTGCGTTGTAGCAAACCTCCTCAGACTCAATACCCGACCATGTGGGGCTAGAGATGATCTTGCGCGGCTGGGCGGCGATGTCGCGGAAGCGGATCTTTTCGTCTTGCTTGACCTCGGCCAGATGGGCGTGGTTTTGCCCCGTGGCCTTTTCCAGCGCTTTCCATGCCTTGACGGCAACTTCGCCATTGGTTTCGGGTGCCAGCATCAGCACCACCTCGCAGGCGTCAATGGCAGACTCGATCTTGGC from Roseinatronobacter sp. S2 harbors:
- the narH gene encoding nitrate reductase subunit beta, with the translated sequence MKVRAQIGMVLNLDKCIGCHTCSVTCKNVWTSREGVEYAWFNNVETKPGIGYPKDWENQKRWNGGWTRTASGSLQPKQGGKWRILANIFANPDLPEIDDFYEPFDFDYDHLKSAPQMQAFPTARPRSKITGERMEKIEWGPNWEEILGGEFAKRSQDSNFEGIQKDIYGEYENTFMMYLPRLCEHCLNPACVASCPSGAIYKREDDGVVLIDQEKCRGWRMCVSGCPYKKIYYNWSSGKSEKCTLCYPRLESGQPTVCSETCVGRIRYLGVMLYDADKIGQAASVADEKQLYNAQLDVFLDPNDPAVIEAARAEGIPEDWIKGAQNSPIWKMAMEWKIAFPLHPEYRTLPMVWYIPPLSPIQNAAEAGKISAQDDMPDVASLRIPVRYLANMLTAGDEAPVVSALERMLAMRSYMRSKTVDGVINLGVANRVGMTPDQIDEMYQLMAIANYEDRFVIPTTHRELVEDAYDLKGGCGFTDGNGCSTGSSGNSLFSGGKKFRSPQEFIQS